The following proteins come from a genomic window of Caloenas nicobarica isolate bCalNic1 chromosome 6, bCalNic1.hap1, whole genome shotgun sequence:
- the ARL4C gene encoding ADP-ribosylation factor-like protein 4C — MGNISSNISAFQSLHIVMLGLDSAGKTTVLYRLKFNEFVNTVPTIGFNTEKIRLSNGTAKGISCHFWDVGGQEKLRPLWKSYSRCTDGIIYVVDSVDVDRLEEAKTELHKVTKFAENQGTPLLVIANKQDLPKSLPVAEIEKQLALHELTPSTTYHIQPACAIIGEGLTEGMDKLYEMILKRRKSLKQKKKR; from the coding sequence ATGGGGAACATCTCCTCCAACATCTCCGCCTTCCAGTCCCTGCACATCGTCATGCTGGGCCTGGACTCGGCGGGGAAGACCACGGTGCTTTACCGGTTGAAGTTCAACGAGTTCGTCAATACCGTGCCCACCATCGGTTTCAACACGGAGAAGATCCGGCTGAGCAACGGGACGGCCAAGGGCATCAGTTGCCACTTTTGGGACGTGGGCGGTCAGGAGAAGCTGCGCCCGCTCTGGAAGTCCTACAGCCGCTGCACCGATGGCATCATCTACGTGGTGGACTCAGTGGACGTGGACCGGCTGGAGGAAGCCAAAACAGAGCTGCACAAGGTGACCAAGTTCGCCGAGAACCAGGGCACCCCGCTGCTGGTCATCGCCAAcaagcaggacctgcccaagTCCCTGCCAGTGGCCGAGATCGAGAAGCAGCTGGCGCTCCATGAGCTGACCCCTTCCACCACCTACCACATCCAGCCCGCCTGCGCCATCATCGGCGAGGGGCTCACGGAGGGCATGGACAAGCTCTACGAGATGATCCTGAAGCGGAGGAAGTCCCTCAAGCAGAAGAAGAAGCGGTAG